The Halalkalicoccus sp. NIPERK01 region ATGTACCAGCCTCGTGTATCGGCCCGGTTCGGTCGTGGGAAGCGAACGCGAGCGAAACTACCGGACAAACCGGCACCGACGCGGACGTATTTAGGCGCTCGCTCGGTGGCCGGGGTATGGAGCGTCGAATCCGCTGGACCGCGGCGATCTTCGTCTTCGTCGCGCTCGACGCCGCGAGCCTCCAGATCCGCGGCGCGCTCCTCCCGCAGTTCGAGGCCGCTTTCGATATCTCGCCGGGGCTTCTGGGCCTCGTCGCGCCCGCGGGCACCGCCGGCTTCTTCCTCACTGTTCTGGTCGTGGGCCTCGCCGCCGGCCGGATTCGGGTGCATAGAACCCTCCTACTGGGCGTTCTCGGCGCGGGCGCGTTCCTCCTCGTGATGAGCGGCGCGCCGGTCTATCCCCTCTTTCTGGGCGCGTTGCTCCTTCACGGGATCTCGCTGGGCGGCGTTCGCGCCCTCGACCGGGCGCTGTTGAGCCACCTCTACCCCGAGCGCCGGGGGCGGGTGTTCACGCTGCACGGACTGGCGTGGGCGCTCGGGGCGGTCTCGGGACCGGCGCTCGCGGCGCTCGTGATGCGGATCGCCGACTGGCGGGTCGTCTTCCTCGTGCTCGGACTGGGATTTCTGCCGGTGGCGCTCTCGATCCGAAACCTCCCGATGCCCGAGCGCATGGACGAGGAACGCCCGATCTCGCTTTCGGGTGCGGCGGACCTGGTCCGCGAGCCCACGATTCTGGGGATGACCGGGGCCCTGTTGCTCGTCGGCGGGATCGAGGGGTCGATCTTCACGTGGCTGCCCTACTACGCCGGTACGTCGCTGCCGGCGACGCTCGCCCCGCTCGCGCTCTCGGCGTACCTGCTCGCGTACGTCCCCGGCCGGGTGGCCTACACCGTGCTGGCCGAACGGGTCGGCTACGCGCCCCTCTCGCTCGCGCTCGCC contains the following coding sequences:
- a CDS encoding sugar MFS transporter; this encodes MERRIRWTAAIFVFVALDAASLQIRGALLPQFEAAFDISPGLLGLVAPAGTAGFFLTVLVVGLAAGRIRVHRTLLLGVLGAGAFLLVMSGAPVYPLFLGALLLHGISLGGVRALDRALLSHLYPERRGRVFTLHGLAWALGAVSGPALAALVMRIADWRVVFLVLGLGFLPVALSIRNLPMPERMDEERPISLSGAADLVREPTILGMTGALLLVGGIEGSIFTWLPYYAGTSLPATLAPLALSAYLLAYVPGRVAYTVLAERVGYAPLSLALAVPAIPAMYVALVATDGYAMLAAVFVLGLFMCGQFPLLSAVGVEAASEYSGPVNAISTSATYVGMAVVPAVVGAITGVYGIANAMLVPVVLVVGATLLIAATWLAAHRV